Proteins encoded by one window of Methanobacterium sp.:
- the arfB gene encoding 2-amino-5-formylamino-6-ribosylaminopyrimidin-4(3H)-one 5'-monophosphate deformylase, producing the protein MKLNYPSGNVISPKVHEIGILAVGSHLENHGAALPIDTDSKIASHIALQAALRSGAKFLGILYAATEYDYISHGIHIGAEELAKKRLFPAVESAKECLKIKKVVLVNGHGGNLPLVNYIKEIGNELDITIIFNNRIVEIEGPHAGTGELSIGSILGILDKSKLRDHCNFQKYPEVGMVGFGEARAIDEGINQGAKSVENEGVCIDEESGKSLIEAAVESVIEDVKRLLD; encoded by the coding sequence ATGAAACTTAACTACCCCTCAGGAAATGTTATTTCCCCAAAAGTGCATGAAATTGGGATACTTGCAGTTGGATCTCACCTTGAAAATCACGGTGCTGCACTACCCATAGATACAGATTCTAAAATTGCCTCACACATCGCACTTCAAGCAGCTTTAAGAAGTGGTGCAAAATTCTTAGGAATATTATATGCAGCAACTGAATACGATTACATATCTCATGGCATTCATATAGGTGCTGAAGAATTAGCCAAAAAAAGACTGTTTCCAGCAGTAGAGAGTGCAAAAGAATGCTTAAAGATTAAGAAAGTTGTTCTTGTAAACGGTCATGGAGGCAATTTACCCCTTGTTAACTACATTAAAGAAATTGGAAACGAATTGGACATTACAATAATTTTTAACAATCGAATTGTAGAAATAGAAGGTCCGCATGCGGGAACAGGCGAACTTTCAATTGGAAGTATTTTAGGAATTTTAGATAAATCAAAACTTAGAGATCACTGTAATTTTCAAAAATATCCTGAAGTGGGAATGGTAGGTTTCGGTGAAGCCCGAGCTATTGATGAAGGAATAAATCAGGGTGCAAAAAGTGTTGAAAATGAAGGTGTTTGCATAGACGAAGAATCAGGTAAATCGCTAATTGAAGCTGCTGTCGAAAGTGTAATTGAAGATGTAAAGCGGCTTCTGGATTAA
- a CDS encoding tributyrin esterase, with product MADGIKSKEELSTRQVNIDIKNKTSENNYLNVEVTQKLDSIAVGLGNGINITLKGDVGDFVGALNNGANIEIEGNAGRYVGNNMTSGEIIVKGSAEDGVGFGTYEGTIVVHGNAGNGIGQLNKGGLILINGNIGNLAGLYMLSGDIIVTGNAGIDTGDWMIGGTIYIGGTFKTGTNAKVHQLDAEDKQKLQEIFGIYKIDADIEKFIKIEPKKIRPFYG from the coding sequence ATGGCTGATGGAATAAAATCAAAGGAAGAGCTATCTACACGTCAGGTAAATATTGATATAAAAAATAAAACCAGTGAAAATAATTATCTAAATGTGGAAGTCACACAAAAGCTGGATTCTATAGCTGTAGGACTTGGAAATGGCATAAACATTACTTTAAAAGGGGATGTGGGGGATTTTGTCGGAGCTTTGAACAATGGTGCAAATATAGAAATTGAAGGTAATGCTGGACGTTACGTGGGTAACAACATGACCAGTGGGGAAATAATTGTTAAAGGCTCAGCAGAAGATGGTGTTGGTTTTGGAACTTACGAAGGTACCATCGTTGTACATGGAAATGCAGGAAATGGAATAGGGCAGCTTAATAAAGGCGGATTAATCCTTATTAATGGAAATATTGGAAATTTAGCAGGTCTTTACATGTTAAGTGGAGATATCATAGTAACCGGTAATGCCGGTATTGATACTGGAGACTGGATGATTGGAGGCACTATTTATATTGGAGGAACCTTTAAAACAGGGACAAATGCAAAAGTTCATCAATTAGATGCTGAAGATAAGCAGAAACTCCAGGAAATTTTTGGTATCTATAAAATAGATGCAGATATTGAAAAATTTATCAAAATAGAACCTAAAAAAATAAGGCCATTTTATGGGTGA
- a CDS encoding peptidoglycan-binding domain-containing protein, translating into MFLKVIALCVVFGLMPVAAAAENTGLINNSIDEEKLKSLISKDTITNQSLNELSAEQITILQNWLKEKNINASTDSGNLTITSTSENIAQLQKWLNEHNFYIGEIDGEMGNYTIEAVKLFQKAAQITEDGEIGIQTLQTMKKWENNAQEITAKNTTGNSSQTLTSTGSDRSVKSSSRPSKKVTSKSNRSVRSSPRTYTSTRAYSRVSFNRGRGIGDCWDNSEHLYSQLTGSGTKARIIQYGTSLSPRHRSVQVYQNGAWVDYNYKANGYAKRYYATKSKPGVTVIK; encoded by the coding sequence TTGTTTTTGAAAGTCATTGCTCTTTGCGTGGTATTCGGCCTTATGCCAGTTGCAGCAGCCGCAGAGAATACGGGTTTAATAAACAACAGTATAGACGAAGAAAAGCTCAAATCTTTGATTAGTAAGGATACAATTACCAATCAAAGTCTTAATGAACTAAGTGCAGAACAAATAACTATTTTACAAAACTGGCTTAAAGAAAAGAACATCAATGCCAGCACTGACAGTGGAAATTTGACCATAACATCCACCAGTGAAAATATTGCACAGCTTCAAAAATGGCTCAATGAACACAATTTTTACATTGGAGAAATTGACGGCGAGATGGGTAACTACACCATTGAAGCAGTTAAATTATTTCAGAAAGCTGCACAGATAACAGAAGATGGTGAAATCGGAATTCAAACACTTCAAACCATGAAAAAATGGGAAAACAACGCTCAAGAAATTACAGCTAAAAATACAACAGGTAATTCCTCCCAGACATTAACCTCCACAGGGTCAGATAGATCAGTTAAATCCAGTTCAAGACCATCTAAAAAAGTTACTTCTAAATCAAATAGATCAGTTAGATCCAGTCCAAGAACTTATACAAGTACCAGAGCATACTCCAGAGTAAGTTTCAATAGGGGAAGAGGAATAGGAGACTGCTGGGATAACAGTGAACACCTTTACAGCCAGCTTACAGGTTCAGGAACTAAAGCGAGAATTATCCAGTATGGAACCAGCCTATCACCCAGACATCGTTCTGTTCAGGTGTATCAAAATGGTGCATGGGTTGACTACAACTACAAGGCAAATGGATATGCAAAAAGATACTACGCAACAAAAAGTAAACCGGGAGTAACCGTAATAAAATAG
- a CDS encoding ArsR family transcriptional regulator has translation MRTLITNLKGQCLFNASMKTQAEGLIILHGKSHRKTELDKFIKGGEISIETEDPIEICVRISEIINGAKKHGEVFIAFGGEDLGPLLNFVANKYGVDAIFSCYNDKIIRIPVMNLNLSEKKLEILEFLAASDLSAAEIGKKANISRSMVYKHLAGLIDCGLVEKSRFFEKYTITDAGRITII, from the coding sequence ATGAGAACCCTGATTACAAACCTGAAGGGACAGTGCTTATTTAATGCTTCAATGAAAACACAGGCTGAAGGATTAATTATTTTACATGGTAAAAGCCATAGAAAAACAGAATTAGATAAATTCATAAAGGGTGGAGAAATTAGTATAGAAACTGAAGATCCAATAGAAATCTGTGTAAGGATATCAGAAATTATAAATGGTGCAAAAAAACATGGAGAAGTCTTTATTGCATTTGGTGGTGAAGATTTAGGTCCTTTACTTAATTTTGTAGCCAATAAATATGGTGTAGATGCTATTTTCAGCTGTTATAATGATAAAATTATAAGAATTCCAGTGATGAATCTGAATTTGTCAGAAAAAAAGTTAGAAATACTGGAATTTTTAGCTGCTTCTGATTTAAGTGCTGCTGAAATTGGGAAAAAAGCAAATATATCTCGGTCAATGGTTTATAAACATTTAGCAGGACTCATAGATTGTGGACTGGTTGAAAAATCCAGATTTTTTGAAAAATATACCATAACTGATGCTGGAAGAATTACAATAATATAA
- a CDS encoding DUF5814 domain-containing protein → MIILRRNKKNIELFPIGSSKGALNSRRTPIFQGNLKLKRIKNQIRPYKFTVKKGDKESLFPPGEALKILKKQNVYTTGKDDEIEEMLDSLNINYKRTRICKHCTIGGYITIINPDVSYLYHKHYICRKCAEEEIKRELKSHSYDLSTFKNFKKMLDKTGDLNKVLSVFNPNFNPVKNPDLTLYDKITIRDDKELSKIKMDELEIPEELKNILKKQGKYLLPVQALAISNGLLKGENLLVVSATASGKTMIGELSGIPNTLKGKKFVFLTPLVALANQKYRDFKKRYSKLGLKVAIRVGMSRINAKNELLLPEGDVKTADIVVGTYEGLDFLLRSGKAGELGELGTVVIDEIHMLDDEERGPRLNGLLDRLKSLFKDIQILGLSATVKNPEVIAKEFGMKLVKYDKRPVPLERHLIFSRSEYDKEDIMARLSHSEHKNISKKGYHGQTIIFTNSRRKTHSIADYLTKRNVNAAAYHAGLSYARKNRIERDFGNQKISTVVTTAALAAGVDFPASQVIFESLTMGNKWLRPNEFSQMVGRAGRPAYHDIGKIYLIVEVGRKFDDDTEDFMAVNLLESDVEPVHVEYREEDAVEQFLADIFSRRICSGQDLKEAYKNRDLALTFNEIFNILTDYGFIIDKNGDLSVTPFGKAVSVSFLNYSDAEYIRKNLKSRKPVDIALSLEPFESAYMSNRVNRRLSKILKINLSSRLFADSTLDILSSSDTISKLEENLKEPLINMQIDFFSCKCKDRPFCKCFQMELSRKILKMRMLKKDPVDISKKLLRDYQIHVYAGDIFSWLDALIRTVEAIKRIANAFKERKIAKECIRLIRAIEN, encoded by the coding sequence ATGATAATTTTACGGCGAAATAAAAAGAATATAGAGCTTTTTCCAATAGGTAGTTCTAAAGGGGCACTAAATTCAAGAAGAACGCCTATTTTTCAGGGAAATCTAAAACTTAAAAGAATTAAAAATCAGATAAGGCCATACAAGTTTACAGTAAAAAAAGGGGATAAAGAATCTCTTTTTCCACCAGGCGAAGCTTTAAAGATTTTAAAGAAGCAGAATGTTTATACAACCGGTAAAGACGATGAAATAGAGGAAATGCTTGATTCTCTAAACATTAATTATAAAAGAACCCGAATTTGTAAACACTGCACAATAGGCGGTTATATCACTATTATTAATCCAGATGTATCTTATTTATACCATAAACATTATATATGCAGAAAATGCGCTGAAGAAGAAATAAAAAGGGAATTAAAATCACATTCATATGATTTAAGCACATTTAAAAACTTCAAAAAGATGCTTGATAAAACTGGTGACCTGAATAAAGTCCTAAGTGTCTTTAATCCTAATTTTAACCCTGTTAAAAACCCTGATTTAACATTGTATGATAAGATAACTATCAGAGACGACAAAGAGTTATCTAAAATTAAAATGGACGAACTGGAAATTCCAGAAGAACTTAAAAATATATTAAAAAAGCAGGGTAAATACCTGCTTCCTGTTCAGGCACTTGCCATCTCTAATGGGCTTCTTAAAGGTGAAAATCTCCTTGTTGTTTCTGCAACTGCAAGTGGAAAAACCATGATTGGAGAACTTTCAGGGATACCAAACACACTTAAAGGAAAGAAATTCGTGTTTTTAACACCTCTTGTGGCGCTTGCAAACCAGAAATACAGGGATTTTAAAAAGAGGTACAGTAAATTAGGTTTAAAAGTTGCAATCAGAGTGGGGATGAGCAGAATAAATGCTAAAAATGAGCTTTTATTACCTGAAGGGGATGTAAAGACTGCAGATATTGTGGTTGGAACCTATGAAGGCCTTGATTTCTTACTGCGTTCAGGGAAAGCAGGAGAATTGGGAGAATTGGGCACAGTTGTTATTGACGAAATACACATGCTCGATGATGAAGAGCGCGGTCCAAGGTTAAATGGACTTTTAGATAGATTAAAATCTCTTTTTAAAGATATTCAAATTTTAGGGCTTTCTGCAACAGTGAAAAACCCGGAAGTGATAGCAAAAGAGTTTGGAATGAAATTAGTGAAGTATGATAAACGTCCAGTACCATTAGAGCGCCATCTAATATTTTCAAGGTCAGAATACGATAAAGAAGACATTATGGCCCGATTATCACATTCAGAGCATAAAAATATATCAAAAAAAGGATATCATGGTCAGACAATAATATTCACCAATTCAAGAAGAAAAACACATTCCATAGCTGATTATTTAACTAAAAGAAATGTTAATGCCGCAGCTTACCACGCAGGCCTTTCTTATGCCCGGAAAAATAGAATAGAGCGTGATTTTGGTAATCAAAAAATTTCTACAGTGGTAACAACAGCAGCTCTTGCAGCAGGAGTTGATTTTCCTGCATCCCAGGTGATTTTTGAGTCTCTTACTATGGGTAATAAATGGCTCAGGCCTAATGAATTTTCACAGATGGTTGGCAGGGCTGGAAGACCTGCTTATCATGATATTGGGAAAATTTACCTCATAGTTGAAGTTGGAAGGAAATTTGACGATGATACGGAAGATTTTATGGCCGTAAACCTGCTTGAAAGTGATGTAGAACCAGTTCATGTGGAATACCGTGAAGAAGATGCTGTTGAGCAGTTTTTAGCAGATATTTTTTCCAGAAGAATTTGTAGTGGACAGGATCTTAAAGAAGCTTATAAAAATAGGGATCTGGCACTTACTTTCAATGAAATATTTAATATTTTGACGGATTATGGATTCATAATTGATAAAAATGGAGATTTATCTGTAACACCTTTTGGAAAAGCAGTTTCTGTTTCATTTCTTAATTACAGTGATGCTGAATATATAAGGAAAAATTTAAAGTCCCGAAAACCAGTAGACATTGCATTGTCTCTGGAACCATTTGAAAGTGCCTATATGTCAAATAGAGTTAATAGAAGGTTAAGTAAGATACTTAAAATCAATTTGTCTTCTCGTTTATTCGCTGATTCAACTCTGGATATATTATCATCTTCTGATACTATTTCCAAGCTTGAAGAAAACCTTAAAGAGCCCTTAATTAACATGCAGATTGATTTTTTTTCATGTAAATGCAAGGATCGGCCCTTCTGTAAATGCTTCCAGATGGAACTTTCAAGAAAAATATTAAAAATGCGTATGCTGAAAAAGGATCCTGTTGATATCAGTAAAAAGCTTTTAAGAGATTACCAGATTCATGTTTATGCCGGCGACATATTTTCATGGCTTGATGCATTAATAAGGACTGTTGAAGCAATTAAAAGAATAGCCAATGCATTTAAAGAACGGAAAATAGCTAAGGAGTGTATAAGACTCATAAGAGCTATAGAAAATTAA
- the hemB gene encoding porphobilinogen synthase, whose amino-acid sequence MQFPITRMRRLRKTSQIRRILGETRLNPEDFIYPMFIKETLKDGQREHIDTMPGQYRYSLNDAIDEAKNLEKRGLSSVLLFGMPEKKDETGSSAYDDEGIVQRTVYGIKEETDLVVITDVCMCQYTSHGHCGIIKGDKILNDETLDHLSKIALSHAEAGADIVAPSDMMDGRVGTIRETLDINNFEDTLIMSYAAKFASAYYAPFREAVCSAPCSGDRKSYQMNPANAKEALREAELDVLEGADIIMVKPAIAYLDIIKRIKDAFSMPTAAYQVSGEYSMIIAGIEAGYLTEDVILESLTSIKRAGADLIISHFAPEFLKANLKAKR is encoded by the coding sequence ATGCAGTTTCCAATTACAAGAATGCGAAGATTAAGGAAAACCTCCCAAATAAGAAGGATTTTAGGTGAAACAAGGCTCAATCCAGAAGATTTCATTTATCCGATGTTCATTAAAGAAACTCTAAAAGATGGCCAGAGGGAACATATTGATACCATGCCTGGTCAGTATAGATATTCTCTCAATGATGCTATAGATGAAGCAAAGAACCTTGAAAAGAGGGGATTATCTTCTGTTCTATTATTTGGAATGCCTGAAAAAAAGGATGAAACAGGATCATCAGCTTATGATGATGAAGGTATTGTTCAAAGGACTGTTTATGGAATAAAGGAAGAAACTGATTTGGTTGTAATAACTGACGTTTGTATGTGCCAGTATACTTCTCATGGGCACTGTGGAATAATTAAAGGAGATAAAATCCTTAACGATGAAACCCTTGATCATCTCTCTAAAATTGCCCTGTCTCATGCAGAAGCAGGTGCTGATATTGTAGCTCCTTCTGACATGATGGATGGTAGAGTGGGAACTATAAGAGAAACACTTGACATTAATAACTTTGAAGACACTCTTATAATGTCTTACGCTGCTAAATTTGCGTCAGCATATTATGCACCATTTAGAGAAGCAGTCTGTTCTGCACCCTGTTCTGGTGATAGAAAATCATACCAGATGAATCCTGCAAATGCAAAAGAAGCATTAAGAGAAGCTGAACTTGATGTACTTGAAGGGGCAGATATTATAATGGTTAAACCAGCAATTGCCTATCTGGATATTATAAAAAGGATTAAAGATGCTTTCAGCATGCCTACAGCAGCCTACCAGGTAAGTGGTGAGTATTCTATGATTATTGCAGGCATAGAAGCGGGTTATCTTACTGAAGATGTTATATTAGAATCATTGACTTCAATAAAACGTGCAGGTGCAGATCTTATTATTTCTCATTTTGCACCGGAATTTTTAAAAGCTAATTTAAAAGCTAAGAGATAG
- a CDS encoding phenylalanine--tRNA ligase subunit alpha gives MLQNIIDELHVYEKKVLKGLELAGYESTPEEIAESQEMDIKSVMSASGSLESKGIICVQKDVDELISLSETGKKYAEEGLPERRILKVLNEEKSILMKDIDFKAGLNPSEVKIAIGWLLKKKWASIDKGNVKITEEGRSAVTEKYKDELLLNNLIETDRLYLSHISPSLKEGFNLLKKRKGLIELKKEPSFKLKVCRKGKELLDMGIDIKEEATQLTHEHLKTGSWKKLKFRSYDIHAEHPETFSGKIHPLQRTINDIRQIFLLMGFTESRGSILESAFWNFDCLFQPQDHAAREMQDTFYIKEPEKVNLPSLELVNKVSEVHETGGLTGSEGWGYSWDIDVAKQSVLRTHTTCVSARYLAENKPPLKMFSVGRVFRRETITYKHLPEFHQVEGIVADENITFKNLLGILKEFYHKLGFEVRFRPAYFPYTYLSLECEVYLPDKEAWIELGGAGMFRPEVLEPLGVETPVAAFGLGIERLAMMRLDIKDIRMLYKSDIGWLRHLPVKLD, from the coding sequence ATGCTTCAAAATATCATCGATGAATTACATGTTTACGAAAAAAAGGTTTTAAAGGGATTAGAATTAGCAGGCTATGAATCAACTCCTGAAGAAATTGCTGAATCTCAGGAAATGGATATTAAATCTGTAATGAGTGCTTCTGGATCTTTAGAATCTAAAGGCATTATCTGTGTTCAAAAGGATGTTGATGAACTTATCAGTTTAAGTGAAACTGGAAAGAAATATGCAGAGGAAGGATTGCCAGAAAGAAGGATACTAAAAGTTTTAAATGAAGAAAAATCCATTTTAATGAAGGATATAGATTTTAAAGCAGGATTGAATCCTTCAGAAGTAAAAATAGCTATAGGCTGGCTGCTTAAAAAAAAATGGGCGTCTATTGATAAAGGTAACGTTAAAATAACTGAAGAAGGAAGATCTGCAGTTACTGAAAAATATAAAGACGAGTTATTGTTAAATAATCTCATTGAAACAGATAGATTATATCTTTCTCATATTTCTCCATCACTTAAGGAAGGTTTTAACCTTTTAAAGAAAAGAAAGGGATTAATAGAGCTTAAAAAAGAACCCAGTTTCAAATTAAAGGTTTGTAGAAAAGGTAAGGAACTTCTGGATATGGGGATAGACATAAAAGAAGAGGCCACCCAGCTAACTCATGAGCATTTAAAGACAGGATCATGGAAAAAATTAAAATTCAGGAGTTATGATATCCATGCAGAACATCCAGAAACATTTTCTGGAAAAATACATCCTTTACAAAGGACAATTAATGATATAAGGCAGATATTTCTTTTAATGGGCTTTACAGAGTCACGTGGCTCAATTCTTGAATCAGCTTTCTGGAATTTTGACTGTCTTTTCCAGCCTCAAGATCATGCAGCACGGGAAATGCAGGACACATTTTATATTAAAGAGCCTGAGAAAGTTAATTTACCATCATTAGAGCTTGTTAATAAAGTTTCAGAAGTTCATGAAACCGGGGGTTTAACAGGTTCTGAAGGATGGGGTTATTCGTGGGACATTGATGTTGCAAAGCAGTCTGTGCTTAGAACTCACACAACATGTGTTTCTGCAAGATATCTGGCTGAAAATAAACCTCCTCTTAAGATGTTTTCTGTTGGAAGAGTATTTAGAAGGGAAACAATAACTTATAAACATCTTCCTGAGTTTCACCAGGTTGAAGGAATCGTTGCAGATGAAAACATCACATTCAAAAACTTATTAGGTATTTTAAAGGAATTTTACCATAAATTAGGCTTTGAAGTGAGGTTCAGACCTGCATACTTCCCTTACACATATCTATCACTGGAATGTGAAGTTTACCTTCCAGACAAGGAGGCATGGATAGAACTGGGCGGTGCCGGGATGTTCAGGCCCGAAGTTTTAGAGCCTCTGGGAGTTGAAACTCCAGTTGCAGCTTTTGGTCTTGGAATTGAAAGATTGGCCATGATGCGATTGGATATTAAGGATATCCGAATGTTATATAAGAGTGATATAGGATGGTTAAGGCACTTACCTGTTAAACTGGATTGA
- a CDS encoding glutamate synthase-related protein yields the protein MKQILLTNPEDCDGCNDCVEACSKINGGNGLFLHEMTKGYQVIVCQQCINPSCIKGCFRNAIYRENGIVKINHDICIGCRLCVLMCPIGSITYTEDKMLKCERQCTDSNGGRPACIDACESKCLKEIDVKDVAAGLQQGIKMNGAFSGRSSAPHASSDLANATQGLCVFCGTCEIVCPTDAIEIVDNHAEIDKSRCIMCGSCFAACPVLIPSGAGSIWDPRTIANIRYTSKAGKYVLRGFGTERRLPNFDSIVILPAQASVSPVDKYRESCNTGVVLGTRYAEEPLKLDTPVLIAGMSFGALSKECKIALARGTSLVGSCANTGEGGMLPEEREYADKLIVQYSSGRFGVSVDYLNVSDAIEVKIGQGAKPGMGGHLLAEKVSPEVAHIRGIPVGTDALSPARFLDATKEEDLAKHIELLREVTDWRVPIIVKLGPGRVNEDVKIVAEAGADIISVDGMEGGTGAAPEVVIEHTGIPTLASLVQAVNGLEEIGMKDEIDIIITGGIRSGADVAKAMAMGADAAYIGTGAMIAAGCRACHMCYTGKCPVGVATQDPVLRNRLDVDLATERVGNYIKSMTEETKMLAQLAGHNDIRKFSAEDLRALDTDTVAITGLKLINQ from the coding sequence ATGAAACAGATTCTTTTAACAAATCCTGAAGACTGTGACGGATGTAATGATTGTGTAGAAGCTTGCAGCAAAATAAATGGTGGAAATGGATTATTTTTGCATGAAATGACCAAAGGATACCAGGTAATTGTCTGCCAGCAGTGTATTAATCCTTCATGTATTAAAGGATGCTTCAGAAATGCAATTTATCGAGAAAACGGAATTGTGAAAATTAATCATGACATCTGTATCGGGTGCAGATTATGCGTATTGATGTGTCCTATTGGAAGTATAACCTATACTGAAGATAAAATGCTTAAATGCGAGCGGCAGTGCACTGATTCCAATGGCGGAAGACCAGCATGTATTGATGCATGTGAATCTAAATGTTTAAAGGAGATAGATGTTAAAGATGTAGCCGCAGGACTGCAGCAAGGAATTAAGATGAATGGGGCATTTTCTGGACGATCTTCAGCTCCCCATGCATCTTCAGATCTTGCAAATGCAACGCAGGGACTTTGTGTTTTCTGCGGAACATGTGAAATAGTCTGTCCAACAGATGCAATTGAAATAGTGGATAATCATGCAGAAATAGATAAATCCCGGTGTATAATGTGTGGATCCTGCTTTGCAGCTTGCCCTGTTTTAATACCAAGCGGAGCTGGGAGTATCTGGGATCCAAGAACTATTGCAAATATAAGATACACCTCAAAAGCAGGAAAATATGTCCTTAGAGGTTTTGGAACTGAAAGACGTCTGCCTAACTTTGATAGCATTGTTATTCTACCGGCACAGGCATCGGTTTCTCCAGTAGATAAATATAGGGAATCCTGCAACACTGGAGTTGTTCTTGGAACTCGATATGCAGAAGAACCTCTGAAATTAGATACTCCTGTGTTAATTGCAGGAATGTCATTCGGGGCATTAAGTAAGGAATGTAAAATAGCTCTTGCTAGAGGTACATCACTTGTGGGATCATGTGCAAACACTGGAGAAGGAGGAATGCTTCCAGAAGAAAGGGAATATGCAGATAAACTAATTGTTCAATACTCATCCGGCAGATTTGGAGTATCAGTTGATTATTTAAATGTTTCAGATGCTATAGAAGTAAAAATAGGGCAAGGAGCAAAACCTGGAATGGGAGGGCATCTCCTTGCAGAGAAAGTGAGTCCTGAAGTTGCCCATATAAGAGGAATACCTGTTGGAACAGATGCTTTAAGTCCTGCAAGGTTTTTAGATGCCACAAAAGAGGAGGATCTGGCAAAACACATTGAACTACTAAGAGAAGTAACAGACTGGCGCGTTCCAATAATAGTTAAATTAGGGCCCGGTAGAGTAAATGAAGATGTTAAAATAGTTGCTGAAGCAGGAGCAGATATAATTTCAGTTGATGGAATGGAAGGGGGGACTGGAGCAGCTCCTGAAGTGGTTATTGAACACACTGGAATTCCAACACTTGCTTCACTTGTCCAGGCAGTTAATGGACTTGAGGAAATAGGGATGAAAGATGAAATAGACATTATAATTACTGGAGGAATAAGGAGCGGTGCGGATGTAGCTAAAGCAATGGCCATGGGGGCTGATGCTGCATACATAGGAACTGGAGCAATGATAGCTGCAGGATGTCGTGCATGTCATATGTGTTACACTGGGAAATGTCCTGTTGGAGTTGCAACTCAAGATCCAGTACTAAGAAATCGATTAGATGTTGATTTAGCTACTGAAAGGGTTGGTAATTATATTAAATCCATGACTGAAGAAACAAAGATGCTTGCGCAGCTTGCAGGACATAATGATATAAGAAAATTCTCAGCAGAGGACTTAAGGGCTCTGGACACTGATACTGTAGCGATAACAGGACTTAAGCTTATAAACCAGTGA
- a CDS encoding triphosphoribosyl-dephospho-CoA synthase — MDPELIAKIAQIASVLEVSGHPKPGNVHRTQDFNDMIFEDFLISGIVIGDVMKKAAQRGKKYKDDYSLHKIRLGELVKEAVIETSRWIGNNTNLGIIILLTPLSAAAGMSSDIYELRKNVKRIMKATTSKDAINLYDAISIADAGGMGKQEELDVADAEARGRIIKEDISMFKVFEMSAKWDLLSLELTTGMPVTFKTGFPTFKETKATYGLNKATVQTFLTILAQNPDTLISRKYGMDTARIISADADSILQNGGILNSQGELLIRQFDKQLLKNRFNPGTTADITAASIMVAYLDECGQSI, encoded by the coding sequence ATGGATCCGGAGTTAATCGCCAAAATAGCACAAATTGCCTCAGTTCTTGAAGTAAGCGGTCATCCAAAACCAGGTAATGTCCACCGTACGCAGGACTTCAACGATATGATTTTTGAAGATTTCCTTATAAGCGGAATAGTTATAGGGGATGTTATGAAAAAAGCTGCTCAAAGGGGGAAAAAATACAAAGACGATTATTCTCTCCATAAAATAAGACTTGGAGAGCTGGTAAAGGAGGCCGTCATTGAAACCAGCAGATGGATTGGAAATAACACTAATTTAGGTATTATAATTCTTCTAACTCCGTTATCAGCTGCAGCTGGTATGAGCAGTGATATTTATGAATTAAGGAAAAATGTGAAAAGAATAATGAAAGCAACTACATCCAAAGATGCGATTAACCTTTATGATGCTATCAGTATTGCTGATGCTGGTGGAATGGGCAAACAGGAAGAACTGGATGTTGCAGATGCAGAAGCAAGGGGAAGAATCATAAAAGAAGATATAAGTATGTTTAAAGTGTTTGAGATGTCTGCTAAATGGGATTTACTGTCTTTAGAACTTACTACTGGAATGCCTGTAACTTTCAAAACTGGTTTTCCAACATTTAAAGAAACAAAGGCTACTTATGGATTAAACAAGGCAACAGTCCAGACATTTCTCACAATTTTAGCACAGAATCCAGATACTCTGATTTCAAGAAAATATGGTATGGATACAGCAAGGATTATTTCTGCTGATGCTGATTCCATATTACAAAATGGAGGAATATTAAATTCTCAAGGGGAGCTTTTGATCCGACAATTTGATAAACAGCTTCTAAAAAACAGATTCAATCCCGGGACAACTGCAGATATAACAGCTGCTTCAATAATGGTAGCATATCTGGATGAATGTGGGCAGTCAATTTAA